AGATTGATGACTTAAAAGTAATTTTCAGAATAGGCAACAGATAATTATCATGCCTACTTCGTTTAATGTTTTTGGTCGTCGAGGTTATGCATCATACATTGTTCAATTTTTAAGGGCGAGGACGAATTGAATTCGTGATTTCAATTTCTTGGTTTAAGGCGATAGCTGTCTCGGGATGGCCTTCAATTACCCCTTGAAATCGGAAAACTTATGAGACGTGTTTTCAACCAAGCAAATGCCATTTCAGCATTATACCTAAGCATATTACAATCGGAAATTGAAACCTTTAAACTCTACAGGGATTTAAGTAATGCATTCTGTAATTTATGTAAAAATGCCAAGCAAAACAGTCATTAGATAGTTGATGTATCcttttattttgaaagaaaaaaccTTGTTATATATTAGGGCCTATATCTCTCATCTTACACAATAGCgttttatgatgaaaatgataatgacatatatataatgagaataataaatatgttaatcataatataaaaaacCACAAGATATATAGCActcatattatgaaaaatgataatatcGATGATGGGAATGAAAATGATCATGTTATTGATGACGATTGATGATCTCATTAGACTGATATTCGAAATGagaataacaatgatgataaatgataatgatactcagaaattattgtattgatCACTATGATAACAAAAAGCAAAGGAAACCCCTCCCCCCATACACGACCTAACACACCGTAGATTATAACATTGATCAGAATGATAACAATCAGAGGATAGAACCCTcccctctcacacacacacacacacacatacacacacgctCAGTTATTATTATAGCATTAATCACAATGATAACaaacaagcaaagaaaaacCATCTCCTTCAAACACCCCACACCCTACACTTTAACATTAATCAGAATTATTgcaatacacacacatacacacacccttgCTATATAACATTGATCATAGTGATAATAACAAGAGCAAAGTGTACCCTAGCTCTCCCTCCAATActcacacacccacccacacacacacacacacacacacacacacacacacacacacacacacacacacacaaacaccctACAATATAACACTTATCAGGATGGTAACGACgaaatcaaagaaaatcatATCCTTCCCACACatacacgcacacaccctcacGCTCCCTAAATTGTAAAATTGATCATAATGATTACAACGAAATGCATTGACAGACCATACAGCTATTAACAGACAGTCCGGACACGGTGGCTCGCTGGTaaagcgtccgcctcatgaacgggaggtcgtgggttcgatacccggccgagtcataccaaagacttataaaaatgggaccaaagacttataaataTGGGGCCTTCTTTTCAGGCGCTCGATGTGtgaatggagaagggtaataacaacatattatgttattatgttatgcaggaaGAACAGCTTACATCTGAGAGTtgttaccctgggtaaataagagttattattatttacctcCCGCTCCCACTTACACACATTCGCACACAATCCTTTCCTGTATTAAAATTATAACAGAGAAAACACTCTTCCACATAATCACATTTGCTCACCCTCACACACGCAAAGGACTCCTCGCACGACTCCTTGGGATAAGGAATTTGATACCCTTGCATGGATTTTTACAAGTTTTCGCACCTCTCCACAGAACGAATTACAAACTAAGTAAATTTATTGTGAATAAAAGTCAGATCAACAGTTGTGGGTCTTAGACGGAAATTGGTGACCCGAAACCGCAGGTCGTCATGAGTTTCGGAGCTGACAggaaattgcaaatatgtcatgTGTCCAGAGCCTAGGATAGTTTCCAAGCAAAGATTCATATTTGACACCTCAATAGAGTGAGGACGAGACGCTgttgaaaattatatatatcatgATCTTTACAGTAGATTTTTTTACAGTTTAAACAAACATGCTTGATTGTAATTGaacattgaatattaaaaaactaattaaaacacttgtttaaaGTATAAACAACAGGGAAATTTATAtggtaaacaataaaaacatcgATCTTACATTGTATGTAGGCTACAGTACATCTCATGTTCGGCTGACAAGTGAAATACTTTTAGTTAAAAGAATCGAAACTCATATGCCTTCCGCTAATGAGAAtgtatgttattttttcattcgGTATTGTGCACTTTAGACTTGCTATCCGGTGAAACTTGAAGGGTATGTTAATGTTCAAAGAAAATGGTGTATAAGGACGGACCATTAGGAGGTGTGTGACTAAAATCATGAGATATTCTGAATATCttatgcattaaatcagttgtcaatcattattatttcattttcggtgGTTGTTGAATAAAAGTGATTTCatctattcaattctttattccattcaaaacatacaaaataatataaagtaatacaattcagatacaatttttacagacgagcattcttacttcgtaaaaaaccaacaaaaataatattgtgcataaatggaaatgagggggtccactaaaaagcaaagcatatgataaaatacaaaagaaaaaatgggatAACATCAGCTTGCTCATACATCCATGCAGACATGTATAGAACTGTTCCACAGAAACAATGTTAAGTTTTGATATGTCATATCTTTTTCGTATTCGttgttcgattttgatgaaattttcactgttcTGTTTGTCTGATTATGcttaaactgttaaaatcaTTTTATGTTCAGCCTGGGGTAGCCCCCACCCCCGCCTCTTTTTTATGGTAAAGTGAAGTCAGGCCATGAATTATACTGGAATGAAATTGTATTTCTCGATTTCCTCaaagttaaaaggtaattatcgCGAGAAATATAAAAGTCTACCATTGCATCTGTCGGCCTACATTGTGGccttgaaaataaagaaatatacgCGTTCAGTTTCAATACCCGCATCTATTTCCTGTGTACTTTGATAGCAAATGTTCAGATTTACACAGAATAGCCCTGGACGTATTAAAACTACtgatttatttgtaaatatgatGTTATTTGCTGTGTGTTTTGAAGATTAAATACGTTATTCCATTCATCCATCGCTCACGCTTAAATGCTCATGGTCGCGAGTAATACCAAATGTTTAGCTTTACAAAGAATGGCCCTCAACATATTGAAATACTGATTCGTTTGTAAATATCATGTATCAGTATCAATATGCTGAGTATTTTTAAGGTAAAAGAACATTTAATCCACGCATTCAAGCATTCAGAGTGATCAACGCCCAATCATATCCTCTACATGGTCACGTGACCCCAACGATAGAATATACATCTCAGAACTATGCCAGATGTAGATAGGAGAAtataattccgaagcttctAAAGTTACAACAGTCTATAAAAGTACAATTCATATTGATATCCGCATTACAATATGAAATCGAACCCACGCACTGTATTCATGACATATAGCTGATACGGTATTCAATAAACACACAATCACTGTAAATAATGGTAAAATGAACATGTCGTAGACTTAGGCACGGACTACTCTACGAGTCTATTTCTAAGTAGAAAAAATCACTTTGAGACGGGAATGGACGTCGGAATGAATGACACCGCATATGATGACCATACTACACAGTTCATGGACGTTGATTACGACTTCGAAGCCGTGAATGGTTGCGGGAAGATTGCCTTCAAAGCTCTCAACCACGCGTCCGGGGTCGTTCCCGCTGTCGGGATCTTTCTTACGATCTGCACGATGATCATTATCGCCCGTAATAATCGACTTCGCAGGAAACGCAACGTGTTCCCATTCAACATCGTTCTCGCTGATTTCGTGCTTGATGCTGTGTTGTTTGCAGACTACGTGAAATGGGAATTTGGTGTGATGGTAAGATTAGTCCCTGGGGTGTTTCTTAAAGCTgatcgtaagatacgaatgactttacgcacgactggtgatcctttcttgtgctatgtgatatccctatgtaattgagttatgacctaagaacatgttccagtcgtgcgtaaagtcgttcgtaactttacgaacagctttatgaaacacccacctggtaagATAGAGGACTgcacttcaaatttataaaatgtaAAACTGATCCGGATTGGCCCTTGAAATCCttagaggtcaagtccacttcagaaaatgttgatttaaatcaatagagaaaagcAGACAAGCATACTGccggaaatttcatcaaaataggatgtaaaataaggaagttatgatattttgaaggGAGAAATAAACTTTCTTTCAcaggaaaaggaggagaaaataagaataaaactgaATTGAACTGACTTTAATACTTCACGTCATTCCATGTCTTTGTCtaacaataattatttcatacaaGGGGAATTATTATGATAAACTAGATCAAATCACTGAGCCATGGTAGAATTTCTTATATTTCTATGTTCATGATGTCCATAGTCAGatccaaaaataaatttctgggTTTTTATAATTTGTcagtttttttaaaatatgatgcACAAATGACAAAATTAGATCCGACTTCCCAGATTTAAAGTCAGTAAGGAACTATAATCTAATCCCATGTTAGAAAGGCCGACTCTACTAGGAGAAAACACAATTGTAGCActtctaataaaaaaataaatgagtaaaatactgttttctttatatttttatttcaatccaTTACAGAGTAATAATGACGCATGGAAATACGCAATAGGAATACCCTATCGGGCTACGCACATGGTATCGACCGGTAGTATCTTTCTGGTGGCCATTGATCAGCTAATAGCCTTCAAGATCGACTCCTTCGGCTCCAGGAACATCCTGACTAAATGCCGCTGTATCTGCCTTTGTGCCGCCCTCTGGGTGGTAATGCTTGTGGTGTCGACGTGCATTAATGTCTGGGCGACCGACCCAAAGAGTGTGCGGTTTGTTCTGTCCAACCTTGCCCTAGTCCTAACCGGTGTCTGCTACTTCTCGGTCTACAAGACAATCTCCAAGCCACAGCCAGGTGGAGGACACCAGCTCCAAGAACGGAGGAAGGAGAACAAGCGCGTCCTGACGACGTATATTCTTATCTTAGGGACAACGTTGCTCTTGTTCACGTTACCAGATTTGGTGTTTTTCCTGCTCTACGATTTAGAGAATAAGTTCTTCCCTTCGTGTGTTTTCTTTGGTTGGTACATCCTGCAGACACTCAATACGATTACCAATTGTTTTATATACTGGTGGCGTTTAAAGGACTTCCGCGCCATTATCGCCAAGAAGATACGCCACATGAAAGAGGTAGGCAGGTTCAAGACGTCTCTGCAGTTGAACACTATTGATGGAAGCGGAGTGAACACTCTGTCCAAGCAGTTTAGCAATAATAACATGAATAGTGAGAAAAGCACTTCTACTGACGAAAAATGTGTATGACATTTCGGAGAAAAGAGGTAGTTCTCTTGGGAAGATTGAGGGACAGTTTGACAGTCATTTCGAGTGGATTCACTGTCCATCTGCGCAAATGAACGGACTGTGGGGTCAAACAGAAGGCGAGTCTCAAGGATTACATCCTAAAAAGCAAATCAACAGTTCACCTAGGCAAATCGAGAATCCTTCGGGACGAACTGCCTCCCAGCCAATACTACAGACCCGTGCATATGATGAAGTGGACAACTCGGTTAGGCAAGTGAACAGTCCATCTGGGCCAACTGACAATGTGTCAGCACATGTTGACACTCCTGGTGATGAAATCCACAGTCCGTCTGGACAAATGGACAATATGTCTAGGCACTTAAGGAACCCTGATGATGAATCCGAAAAACTTTCGGTGCAAATAGACAACCTTTCTGAAGAAATTAGTCTTCAAGAGAAAGAGAATGAGCTAATTGCCAGATTGTCTGGACACTTGGGTAGTCCTGATGATGAAATCCACATTCCGTTTGGGCAATTGCACAGACTGTCTGAAGAAATCAGGCTTCCAGAGAAAGAGACCAGTCAGTCCAGTCTTACAGAGAGTGGGTCTGGACACCTCGACAACCCTGATGCTGAATCCGACAATCTTTCTGGGCAAGTACCTTTCTGAAGAAATACATCTGCCAGCGAAAGTGACCACTCAGTCTTGACAAACTGAAGATGCGTCTGGATGTTTTAAGCAAACCTATTGATGAATTTGACAATCTGTATGGGCAAATAAACAACCGTTCTGAAAAATGACTCTTCCAGAGAAAGTGACCATGCAGTCAGCCATGCAGGGCTAGCGAATGATGTGTCTGGACACTTGAGCAATCGTGAAGACGAAGTTTACATTTCGTATGGGCGAAAGAGAAGTCTGAAATGAGTATTCTGCAAACAGTCAGTCTGAACAAAGTGACAGTGTGTCTGGATGTATCATGGTAATGAAAAAACGCAATCCGTCTGGGCAAATGGAAAAGTCCTTCCGAGGAAATAGATCCAATATGGACAGTccgaattaaaaaaataaacaatcctggtaggtgtttcataaaactgttcgtaagataagatcgactttaagaacgacgggtgatcctttcttatgcgctaaaccttcgccaatgaatataccatttaacacaagaaagaatcaccagtcgttcttaaagtcgctcttaaattacgaacagctttatgaaacacccaccagatggAGAAATGAGCACTTGGTTTTATCTTTAACTTGATAaccttattcattattttcatttaggcC
This region of Lytechinus variegatus isolate NC3 chromosome 18, Lvar_3.0, whole genome shotgun sequence genomic DNA includes:
- the LOC121431762 gene encoding uncharacterized protein LOC121431762, translating into MDVGMNDTAYDDHTTQFMDVDYDFEAVNGCGKIAFKALNHASGVVPAVGIFLTICTMIIIARNNRLRRKRNVFPFNIVLADFVLDAVLFADYVKWEFGVMSNNDAWKYAIGIPYRATHMVSTGSIFLVAIDQLIAFKIDSFGSRNILTKCRCICLCAALWVVMLVVSTCINVWATDPKSVRFVLSNLALVLTGVCYFSVYKTISKPQPGGGHQLQERRKENKRVLTTYILILGTTLLLFTLPDLVFFLLYDLENKFFPSCVFFGWYILQTLNTITNCFIYWWRLKDFRAIIAKKIRHMKEVGRFKTSLQLNTIDGSGVNTLSKQFSNNNMNSEKSTSTDEKCV